The Amycolatopsis sp. DG1A-15b genome window below encodes:
- the mptB gene encoding polyprenol phosphomannose-dependent alpha 1,6 mannosyltransferase MptB: MATTTDPAQTPSTGLAERLRVPSRFPYRTIAMGTVGSTLLMIAALGAGGILISDPVLGHGPLSWVRYGHGRMFANAVLYTGFGMVVWAWVRLGRYVLAGRIGSRPILVAAGCWMAPLLVSPPLFTRDVFSYLGQGAQLLYGLDPYANGPAELDVLPNVVQNVHPLWQTTPAPYGPLFLLISKGVVATSGDNMILGVILMRLVLLVGLAGTLWALPRLVKHLGGKLPVALWLAVASPMMVIHLFGGPHNDLMMLAFLTIGVLAALERKHVLAVVLVTIGMLIKPTAAIALPFIVWMWANHLTGESKVRNFLRAGAAAVGLFLPVFVAGTWISLGSLNLGWWSGLKAPQLIANWLNIPTGIGEVFYNLVHLIVDVQVSPFVTVARAAGMLLLIAFGVRQWWLARGGGTEAVYRAGISLLAVAILMPPTLPWYLTWGFVLLSAFKWQPRHLALVVAVSVFVTLVYYPTGEQALYDWWFIALVVVASLYSAASLLRPDPLGIIDAWRRPEKFLRD; the protein is encoded by the coding sequence ATGGCGACCACCACCGACCCCGCACAGACGCCCTCGACCGGCTTGGCCGAGCGGCTCCGCGTGCCCTCGCGATTCCCCTACCGCACGATCGCGATGGGCACCGTCGGCAGCACCCTGCTGATGATCGCCGCCCTCGGCGCCGGCGGCATCCTGATCTCCGACCCCGTGCTCGGCCACGGTCCGCTCTCGTGGGTCCGCTACGGCCACGGGCGCATGTTCGCCAACGCCGTCCTCTACACCGGCTTCGGCATGGTCGTCTGGGCGTGGGTCCGGCTCGGCCGCTACGTCCTCGCCGGCCGCATCGGCAGCCGCCCGATCCTGGTCGCCGCCGGGTGCTGGATGGCGCCGCTGCTGGTGTCGCCGCCGCTGTTCACCCGCGACGTCTTCTCCTACCTCGGCCAGGGCGCCCAGCTGCTCTACGGGCTCGACCCGTACGCCAACGGCCCCGCCGAGCTCGACGTGCTGCCGAACGTCGTGCAGAACGTCCACCCGCTCTGGCAGACCACCCCGGCCCCGTACGGCCCGCTGTTCCTGCTGATCTCCAAGGGCGTCGTCGCCACCAGCGGCGACAACATGATCCTCGGTGTCATCCTCATGCGCCTCGTGCTGCTGGTCGGCCTGGCCGGCACGCTGTGGGCGCTGCCGCGGCTGGTCAAGCACCTCGGCGGCAAGCTCCCGGTCGCGCTGTGGCTCGCGGTGGCCAGCCCGATGATGGTCATCCACCTCTTCGGCGGCCCGCACAACGACCTGATGATGCTCGCGTTCCTCACCATCGGCGTCCTCGCCGCCCTCGAGCGCAAGCACGTGCTCGCGGTCGTCCTGGTCACGATCGGCATGCTGATCAAGCCCACCGCCGCGATCGCGCTGCCGTTCATCGTCTGGATGTGGGCCAACCACCTCACGGGCGAGTCGAAGGTCCGCAACTTCCTGCGCGCCGGCGCGGCCGCGGTGGGCCTGTTCCTGCCGGTGTTCGTCGCGGGCACGTGGATCTCCCTGGGTTCGCTCAACCTCGGCTGGTGGTCCGGGCTCAAGGCCCCCCAGCTCATCGCGAACTGGCTGAACATCCCCACCGGCATCGGCGAGGTGTTCTACAACCTGGTCCACCTGATCGTGGACGTCCAGGTCTCGCCGTTCGTGACGGTCGCCCGCGCGGCGGGCATGCTCCTGCTGATCGCCTTCGGCGTCCGCCAGTGGTGGCTCGCCCGCGGCGGTGGCACGGAGGCGGTCTACCGGGCCGGGATCTCGCTGCTCGCGGTGGCGATCCTCATGCCACCGACCCTGCCGTGGTACCTGACCTGGGGCTTCGTGCTGCTCTCGGCGTTCAAGTGGCAGCCTCGCCACTTGGCGCTCGTGGTGGCGGTGTCGGTGTTCGTGACGCTCGTGTACTACCCGACGGGCGAGCAGGCCCTGTACGACTGGTGGTTCATCGCGCTGGTGGTGGTGGCGAGCCTGTACTCGGCGGCGTCGCTCCTGCGCCCGGACCCGCTGGGCATCATCGACGCCTGGCGCCGCCCGGAGAAGTTCCTCCGCGACTAA
- a CDS encoding LD-carboxypeptidase, whose protein sequence is MRPPRLRAGDTVALVAPAGPVPADLLEKALPVLRGWGVEVRVGPCVRADPGSPPYLSGADAARAAEFTEAWLDPGVRCVLAARGGYGVQRMLDLVDWPALRAAGPKVLAGSSDITALHRAVDVHLGLSTLFSPMPASVLFDDFAVEHLRRSLFEPERTLVVRGGSPLVPGRASGVSAGGNLSLVAAGIGTPEHGSARDAIVLLEDVTESVYRLDRMLTQLLRSGWFAGVRGIVLGSWAACGNPADVRALVLDRLGPLGVPLVEEFGFGHVASSPTLPLGVPVTLDADLGTLTFDSPALT, encoded by the coding sequence GTGAGGCCGCCGCGGCTGCGGGCCGGCGACACGGTGGCACTGGTGGCGCCGGCCGGGCCGGTGCCGGCGGACCTGCTGGAGAAGGCGCTGCCGGTGCTGCGCGGCTGGGGCGTCGAGGTGCGGGTCGGCCCGTGCGTGCGGGCCGACCCGGGCTCGCCGCCGTACCTCTCCGGTGCCGACGCCGCACGCGCGGCGGAGTTCACCGAGGCGTGGCTGGACCCCGGGGTGCGGTGCGTGCTGGCGGCGAGGGGTGGTTACGGCGTGCAGCGGATGCTGGACCTGGTCGACTGGCCGGCGCTGCGGGCGGCGGGCCCGAAGGTGCTGGCCGGGTCGTCGGACATCACGGCGTTGCACCGCGCGGTGGACGTCCACCTGGGACTGTCCACTTTGTTCTCCCCAATGCCGGCCAGCGTGCTGTTCGACGACTTCGCGGTCGAGCACCTGCGGCGTTCGCTGTTCGAACCGGAGCGGACGCTGGTGGTGCGCGGCGGGTCGCCGTTGGTGCCGGGCCGGGCGTCGGGGGTGTCGGCGGGCGGGAACCTGTCGCTGGTGGCGGCGGGGATCGGGACGCCGGAGCACGGGTCGGCGCGCGACGCGATCGTGCTGCTGGAGGACGTGACGGAGAGCGTGTACCGCCTGGACCGGATGCTGACGCAGCTGCTGCGCAGCGGCTGGTTCGCCGGGGTGCGCGGCATCGTCCTGGGTTCGTGGGCGGCGTGCGGGAACCCGGCGGACGTGCGGGCGCTGGTGCTGGACCGGCTGGGGCCGTTGGGGGTGCCGCTGGTGGAGGAGTTCGGGTTCGGCCACGTGGCGTCGTCGCCGACGTTGCCGCTGGGGGTACCGGTGACGCTGGACGCGGACCTGGGGACGCTGACGTTCGACTCCCCCGCGTTGACGTGA
- a CDS encoding TIGR03668 family PPOX class F420-dependent oxidoreductase — MKLTSTEARDRFAAGRVARLATVSAEGVPHLVPVTFAVRGDTVVFAVDHKPKSSVALRRLRNIAENPAVCFLADGYAEDWTQLWWARADGVARVEPPGAEPVAWLVAKYEQYAERPPEHAVVVTDVHTWIGWTGIA; from the coding sequence GTGAAGCTCACGTCGACGGAGGCCCGGGACCGGTTCGCCGCGGGACGGGTGGCGCGGCTGGCGACGGTGTCGGCCGAGGGGGTGCCGCACCTGGTGCCGGTGACGTTCGCGGTGCGCGGTGACACGGTGGTGTTCGCGGTGGACCACAAGCCGAAGTCTTCGGTGGCGTTGCGGCGGCTGCGCAACATCGCGGAGAACCCGGCGGTGTGCTTCCTGGCCGACGGCTACGCCGAGGACTGGACGCAGCTGTGGTGGGCGCGGGCGGACGGGGTGGCGCGGGTGGAGCCGCCGGGGGCTGAGCCGGTGGCGTGGCTGGTGGCCAAGTACGAGCAGTACGCCGAGCGGCCGCCGGAGCACGCTGTGGTGGTCACGGACGTGCACACGTGGATCGGCTGGACCGGAATCGCCTGA
- a CDS encoding prolyl oligopeptidase family serine peptidase — protein sequence MSRISPYGTWSSPITAAEVAAAGGGPQWLDVVGNEVWWAEARPAEQGRVALVRAVPGGTEDVLPAPWNVRNRLHEYGGRPWAVVGDSVVFTHWADQRVYAQSEIGVVALTPSPAEPQSVRYGDLRAGRPGEVWAVRERGTGPRPTDVERELVAIAVDGGGERVLAASHRFLTVPKLSPDGRHAAWFGWDHPLMPWDGTELCVAEVAADGSFGPHRVLAGGADVSVCQVEWETPAALLALMDPGGWWNLHRIGLDGSVVNLAPVEQELGGPLWKAGSRWFAPLGGGRHAVLSSGRLVVLDEADGTVAPVADELTAWSSTGLAVSGDTVAGVAGGPARESAVVRVSLDGSVTDLTPQPELPSAFLPVPQERVFSTPDGETVPVVLYPPRNPDFAAPDGERPPLLVHVHGGPTGQHLAELDLEIAYFTSRGIGVAAVNYGGSTGFGRAYRERLREQWGVVDVADCVAVAEALVAAGLADGDRLGIRGGSAGGFTAAASLTTTKTYRAGTVMYPVLDLAGWTGTEGDTHDFESRYLDGLVGPLPGTRQRYVERSPLANVGGLAGPVLFQQGLDDRICPPEQADRFVAKLAGRGIPYAYQRFAGEQHGFRQAATIVAALEAELSFYGQVFGFETPGVARLELSR from the coding sequence GTGTCTCGGATCTCCCCGTACGGAACCTGGTCTTCGCCCATCACCGCCGCCGAAGTGGCCGCCGCCGGTGGCGGCCCGCAGTGGCTCGACGTCGTCGGGAACGAGGTGTGGTGGGCCGAGGCGCGACCGGCTGAACAGGGCCGGGTCGCGCTGGTCCGGGCGGTGCCGGGCGGTACCGAGGACGTGCTGCCGGCCCCGTGGAACGTCCGCAACCGGCTGCACGAGTACGGCGGGCGGCCGTGGGCGGTCGTCGGGGATTCCGTGGTCTTCACGCACTGGGCCGATCAGCGCGTGTACGCGCAGAGCGAAATCGGCGTGGTGGCGCTCACGCCCTCCCCCGCGGAGCCGCAGAGCGTTCGTTACGGCGATCTGCGGGCCGGGCGGCCGGGCGAGGTGTGGGCGGTCCGGGAGCGCGGCACCGGGCCGCGGCCCACCGACGTCGAACGGGAACTCGTCGCGATCGCCGTGGACGGCGGCGGCGAGCGGGTGCTGGCCGCGAGCCACCGGTTCCTGACCGTGCCGAAGCTGTCGCCGGACGGGCGGCACGCAGCCTGGTTCGGCTGGGACCACCCGCTGATGCCGTGGGACGGCACCGAGTTGTGCGTGGCCGAGGTGGCCGCGGACGGCTCGTTCGGGCCGCACCGGGTGCTGGCGGGCGGCGCAGACGTCTCGGTGTGCCAGGTCGAGTGGGAGACGCCGGCCGCGCTGCTGGCGCTCATGGACCCCGGCGGCTGGTGGAACCTGCACCGGATCGGCCTGGACGGCTCGGTGGTGAACCTCGCGCCGGTGGAGCAGGAGCTCGGCGGGCCGCTGTGGAAGGCGGGGTCGCGGTGGTTCGCGCCGCTGGGCGGCGGGCGGCACGCGGTGCTTTCCTCGGGCCGGCTGGTGGTGCTGGACGAGGCGGACGGCACCGTGGCGCCGGTGGCCGACGAGCTGACGGCCTGGTCTTCGACGGGACTGGCGGTGTCCGGCGACACGGTCGCCGGCGTCGCGGGCGGGCCGGCTCGGGAGTCCGCCGTCGTGCGGGTTTCCCTCGACGGCTCGGTGACGGACCTGACGCCGCAGCCGGAGCTGCCTTCGGCGTTCCTGCCGGTGCCGCAGGAGCGGGTGTTCAGCACGCCGGACGGCGAGACCGTGCCGGTGGTGCTGTACCCGCCGCGGAACCCGGACTTCGCGGCACCCGACGGTGAACGGCCGCCGCTGCTGGTGCACGTCCACGGCGGCCCGACCGGGCAGCACCTCGCCGAGCTGGACCTGGAGATCGCCTACTTCACCAGCCGCGGCATCGGCGTGGCGGCGGTGAACTACGGCGGGTCGACGGGGTTCGGGCGCGCCTACCGCGAGCGGCTGCGGGAGCAGTGGGGCGTGGTGGACGTCGCCGACTGCGTCGCGGTGGCCGAAGCGCTGGTGGCGGCCGGGCTGGCCGACGGTGACCGGCTGGGGATCCGCGGCGGCAGCGCGGGCGGGTTCACCGCGGCGGCGTCGCTGACGACGACGAAGACCTACCGGGCGGGCACGGTGATGTACCCGGTGCTGGACCTGGCCGGGTGGACCGGGACCGAGGGCGACACGCACGACTTCGAGTCGCGGTACCTGGACGGGCTCGTCGGGCCGCTGCCGGGAACGCGGCAGCGGTACGTCGAACGTTCCCCGCTGGCGAACGTCGGGGGGCTGGCCGGGCCGGTGCTGTTCCAGCAGGGGCTGGACGACCGGATCTGCCCGCCGGAGCAGGCCGACCGGTTTGTGGCCAAGCTGGCCGGGCGCGGGATCCCGTACGCCTACCAGCGGTTCGCCGGCGAGCAGCACGGGTTCCGGCAGGCGGCGACGATCGTGGCGGCGCTGGAGGCGGAATTGTCGTTCTACGGTCAGGTGTTCGGCTTCGAGACGCCGGGTGTGGCGCGGCTGGAGCTGTCGCGGTGA